The region CTTCAGCACGTTGTTGATCATCGTGGCATGGCCAAACTCGATGATCGCGAAGACGAACATGAAAAAAACCGGCATCACGAGAGCTGTTTCCACAATCGTAGCGCCGGTTCGCTTCCCGTTTCGGTTGTGCGAAAAGATTGATACCTGGCGCGAATTGCGACGCTTTCGCCACATGGCGAGGGCCTCTTCTAGGGTGCGGAATCACCGCGGAATAGTGAATCAGATTAGGTTCCATCGCAACGAATCCCGCGTCTTATTCAATGCATAAGAGAGCAAGGATGAGTTGCTATTGAAAACCTAGTTCACGAATCGAGCAGACGCCGAAAGAATTTTCCCGCTTTTGTGCAAAGCGAAATGCACGCCTCGAAAGAGGAGGTATGCAGCACCGACCAGGCTCGGTATGCGATGCGAATAATAGAGAAGGAAAGAAGCGGACTTCTCAACGAGTGGTCACTCATCCTGAGCGGTTCCGTTGTCAAAAGCGGCACCACCCAGGGCTCACGCGAAGTCTGTCGACTAGGGCCCTTCTTCTTTGGCCACGGTGTCGATCAGCACGACGATGTTGCCGGTATCTTCGTGATAACCATAAATTTCGTACCACCGCAGCTTGGCAAACTCGATGCGATTATCACGCATCATCTTCATGAACTCGTCGTAGCTGGGGTTCTTTCCGTTGAGTGCTTTGTAGTGCTGAATCTGCTGCTGCAGACCAAGCGTGCTCGCTTTCGCCGCGAGAGTGAAATACCCCGAGGCGGCTTGGCTGAAGGGATCGACCCCTTCGATCTTACCGTCGCGAGCTTCAATGCCAGGCTTTTGAAGCCACTCTTTGGCATCGACGACTTCATCGGTCGTTTGGTGAATGAGCCCCTTCTTCGGTTCGCTGCTCTTGGGCTCTTCCGTCTGGGGAGGTTCTTCGGCGGGCTGCTCGGCTGGCATTTCTTCCGTCGGGGAAGGCGCCGGTTCTGTTTCGCTGGGCCGGTTATTTGCTGGAGTGGTTTCAGCCGGGGGATTGTTCGGTTCGATCGGAGTGTCTTCGATCGGCTCGACACAGCCGAGCATCAGCGTCAACAACGAAAGACAAGTTACCAGTCGCAACATGGGAGAACCGCCCTGAGAAAAGAAGACCTTCAACGTTTGGCTGCATGCATTCTGGCGCGTAACGAGATCGTATGCAAGCATCTACGACGAAGACGATTTGGCTGCCTGCGAAGCGAAAAAGCCCCCCACGAAGATGCCGCCCAGGCAACCCAGGAACACGACCGCCCCGATTCCCAGCAAGATTCGGCTTCCCAGGGCGATGCCCATCAGGAACATGATCGCCGCGAGATTGCCCGCGGCAACGCAGTAGATCTGTCGTTTTCGCCAACGCTCGATCGCGGCACGTTGCTCGTCATTCATCCCAGAAGCTCAGGTGGGGGTGCGCAAGTGGAAGGACCATGCTACTATAAACACTTCTTTCATTCGCGTCTTTCCCCCGATTCATCGGACTTTCATGGCCAAACGTCGCCCCGCCAAAAAGAAACCCGCTCGTCGTCCTGCCGCGCAACCCCAAGCAGGCGTCGATGCCCCTATGCGGATTATTGGTGGGCAGCTGAAGAACAAGAAGATCGAATACTCCGGCGATATCCGGACTCGGCCGATGAAAGAACGCGTTCGCGAGGCAGTCTTCAACTTGATCGGCCCTTCGATCAAAGAGAAAGTCGCTATCGATCTGTTTGCGGGGACAGGCGCGCTAGGCTTGGAAGCGATCAGCCGCGGTGCCACCCAGGCCCACCTGATCGAGCGGCACGTGCCGACCTCGAAACTGATCCGCACCAATGCCGAGGCGTTGGAAGTCGTCGATCAGGTCTCGATCTACGCCAACAATTCGTTCATGTGGGTGAAGAAGGAACTCGAGAACGTTCCGCAAACCCCCTGGGTGGTGTTCATCTGCCCGCCGTACGAGTTTTTCGTCTCGCGGTGGGAAGAGATGGAAAAGCAGATCAACATGTTGCTGGATGCTGCCCCGGATGAAAGCATTCTGATTGTCGAGTTCGACGACCAGTTCGACGCGGCGAATCTTCCCGACGCAGAAAACTGGGACGTGCGTGTCTACGCTCCGGCTCATGTTGGTATCTATCGCTTGCTTCGCGACGAGGACGAAGCGGTCGAAGATTAGCGACCGATTTTGCTGAGCGATCCCCCCACTCTTGTGGCGCCGCTGCGCTTCTAGACCGCTAGCAATGCATCATTATTGGCGAACGTTTCAGTTCCGCCCCGGTTATGACCGATGTAGGGGAGAGACGGCTTATTGCGGAAATGCAGCCCTCCTGACCCCCGGCGTAGTTTCTTGAGCGTGACGATCACAAGGCGGATGGAAACCAAGCGACAAATCACCGTTTGGTTGGTACTTGCTCCCCTGGCAATGCTTGCCCAGGCTGCTTCCCTTTGGGCTGCGCCTCCCGAGCAAGGCGTGCGGTCGGCATTCGACGACCCATCGACATTGCCACTCGAACCTCCCGTTCAACGGCAGTACCAACCACTTCAGCCGGTGCCGACCCAGGAAACCGCGCAGCCGGTCGCCGACAAATCGGAATCGCGCGGCGGCGGCCTGCCAGATCTTCGCTATCTACATCAGCAGCTTCCCAAAGCTGTTGAAAAGATTCGCGAGATGCTCCTGCCTGTCGAAGCTCCTGCCGAGCCTGATCCGAACGACATCACGCAGCCGCTGCAGCAGCCTGTCGAGACGCTCAGTGCTCCGCAAGCAGTTCCGTCGCTGCCGGTCGTGGAAGTCAGCCCATGGCGCGATCCCACGATTCAGCTGCCGATTGACAGTCAGCTGCCACCGCTGGAACGAATGCCACTGGTCACCTACAAGCCAGACACGCGAAACCGCGACAATCTGTATCGCATTACCGACGAGCCTGAAAGTGCCGCCGACGCGATCCCGTCGCTTGAACCACCCAAGGTCTTGCCGCAAGTCGACACGGCACGTCCGGTCGTATTTCGCTGGCCGAAGACGCCCCACCTCGACGCGATGCTGAAGCGTTTGGATGAATACGCCGAGACCAAGACATGGTCGTCCGATTTGCGTAACGTCCTGCAAAAGCTCCGCGAAGAGTCGACGATCGGCACCGATGCCGCCACGCCGCATCTGCGTCGACTTGCGGAATTGACCAGCGATGCAATTCCCCTGGTCGACAGTCTCGACTACGGCTGGGAACGTACCGACGTCACGCAAACTTACTATGCGCTGCTGCGTCGTATCGACCTATGGAACGCCGCGCATACGATCATTCAAAGCGATGCCGAACTGAGTGCTTCCCCCACAACGCTTGGCAACTTGCGTCAGCATTTGGAAGCATCGGAAGCTATCTTGCGGGACGGTGGGCAACTGCTCAGTTGGAGCGATTACCTCCGTTTCAAGCATTTGCATCAGGCCATGGAAAGCAACCCTTCGCCCCAGCGAATGCAAGAGGTCGCCAGCCAGGTTCTTT is a window of Bremerella sp. TYQ1 DNA encoding:
- a CDS encoding RsmD family RNA methyltransferase, translating into MAKRRPAKKKPARRPAAQPQAGVDAPMRIIGGQLKNKKIEYSGDIRTRPMKERVREAVFNLIGPSIKEKVAIDLFAGTGALGLEAISRGATQAHLIERHVPTSKLIRTNAEALEVVDQVSIYANNSFMWVKKELENVPQTPWVVFICPPYEFFVSRWEEMEKQINMLLDAAPDESILIVEFDDQFDAANLPDAENWDVRVYAPAHVGIYRLLRDEDEAVED